A single region of the Vanacampus margaritifer isolate UIUO_Vmar chromosome 13, RoL_Vmar_1.0, whole genome shotgun sequence genome encodes:
- the xpr1a gene encoding xenotropic and polytropic retrovirus receptor 1a isoform X1 — MKFAEHLSSHITPEWRKQYLQYEAFKDMLYAAQDQAPSTEVTDEDTVKRYYAKFEERFFQTCEKELLKINTFYSEKLAEAQRRFATLQNELQSSLDAQRESSAPPGLRKRKTVFHLSQEERCKHHNIKDLKLAFSEFYLSLILLQNYQNLNFTGFRKILKKHDKILDTSRGADWRVAHVEVAPFYTCKKITQLITETETLVTTELEGGDRQRAMKRLRVPPLGAAQPALAWTTFRVGLYCGIFIILAIAFILTGAVFIRYENVWPLVRIYRGGFLLIQFLFLLGINTYGWRQAGVNHVLIFEINPRNNLSHQHLFEIAGFLGVLWCLSILSCLYSEYLYLPMQINPLVLYGFMLIFLINPLKTCYYKSRFWLLKLLFRVFTAPFHRVEFADFWLADQLNSLVVVLMDLEYLICFYIFELQWSNSKGLLPKINDSTTFVCHSYSYGLRAIIQCLPAWLRFIQCLRRYRDTKRAFPHLVNAGKYSTTFFVVTFAALYATHREQGHTDADMFFYLLIVFSTISSFYTLIWDLRMDWGLFDRGARENTFLREEIVYPHKAYYYCAILEDVILRFAWTISLSLTTMTKIHSVGDIVATVLAPLEVFRRFVWNFFRLENEHLNNCGEFRAVRDISVAPLNADDQTLLEQMMDQEDGVRNRSGKKTWKRSYSLTLRRPLLSSQSKKDTKVLIEDTDDEAFS; from the exons TTACAGATGAGGACACCGTGAAGAGATACTACGCTAAATTTGAAGAGAGGTTTTTCCAGACCTGTGAGAAGGAGCTGTTGAAAATCAACACGTTTTATTCAG AAAAGCTTGCAGAAGCCCAGCGACGCTTTGCCACCTTGCAGAATGAGCTGCAGTCTTCTCTGGACGCCCAGCGCGAAAGCAGCGCTCCGCCCGGGCTGCGCAAACGCAAGACCGTGTTCCACCTGTCGCAGGAGGAGCGCTGCAAACACCACAACATCAAGGATCTGAAGCTTGCCTTTAGTGAGTTCTACCTGAGCCTCATCCTGCTGCAGAactaccag AATTTAAACTTCACCGGTTTCCGCAAGATCCTGAAGAAACATGACAAGATTCTGGATACCTCCCGCGGGGCCGACTGGCGTGTGGCTCACGTGGAGGTGGCGCCATTCTACACCTGCAAGAAGATCACACAGCTCATTACGGAGACTGAG ACGTTGGTGACCACAGAGCTGGAGGGAGGAGATCGTCAGCGGGCGATGAAGAGGTTGCGGGTTCCTCCGCTGGGGGCCGCTCAG CCTGCTTTGGCCTGGACGACCTTCCGTGTGGGTCTTTACTGTGGCATCTTCATCATCCTCGCCATCGCCTTTATCCTAACAG GCGCAGTGTTCATCCGCTATGAGAATGTGTGGCCTCTGGTGCGGATCTACCGGGGCGGGTTTCTCTTGATCCAGTTTCTGTTCCTGCTGGGCATTAACACATATGGTTGGAGGCAAGCGGGTGTCAACCACGTGCTCATCTTTGAGATCAATCCTCGCAACAACCTCTCACACCAGCACCTATTTGAG ATCGCTGGGTTCCTCGGTGTGTTATGGTGCCTCAGCATCCTATCGTGTCTCTACTCGGAGTACCTCTACCTCCCCATGCAAATCAACCCCCTCGTCCTCTACGGCTTCATGCTGATCTTCCTCATCAACCCCTTAAAGACTTGCTACTATAAGTCGCGGTTCTGGCTGCTCAAGCTGCTG TTCCGAGTGTTCACGGCGCCGTTTCACCGAGTGGAGTTTGCGGACTTCTGGCTGGCCGACCAGCTCAACTCGCTGGTGGTGGTCTTGATGGACCTCGAGTATCTCATCTGCTTCTACATCTTTGAGCTGCAGTGGAGCAACAGCAAGGGTTTGTTACCCAAAATAAACG ACTCGACGACCTTCGTGTGCCACAGCTACTCGTACGGCCTGCGCGCCATCATCCAGTGTCTGCCCGCCTGGCTGCGTTTCATCCAGTGCCTCCGGCGTTACCGAGACACCAAGCGAGCCTTCCCCCACCTGGTCAACGCTGGCAAATATTCCACCACCTTCTTCGTGGTCACCTTTGCCGCGCTCTACGCCACTCACAGAG AGCAAGGTCACACGGACGCCGACATGTTCTTTTACCTGCTGATCGTCTTCTCCACCATAAGCTCGTTTTACACACTGATCTGGGATCTGCGCATGGACTGGGGTCTGTTTGATCGCGGGGCAAGAGAAAACACCTTCCTCAGAGAAGAGATTGTTTACCCGCACAAG GCCTACTACTACTGTGCCATTTTAGAAGATGTGATCCTGCGTTTTGCCTGGACcatctcgctctctctcaccaCCATGACCAAGATTCACTCAGTGGGCGACATCGTGGCCACCGTGCTGGCTCCTCTCGAAGTCTTCAG GCGTTTCGTGTGGAATTTCTTCCGTCTGGAGAACGAGCACCTAAACAACTGCGGCGAGTTCCGCGCGGTGCGAGACATTTCGGTGGCGCCGCTCAACGCCGACGACCAGACGCTGCTGGAGCAGATGATGGACCAGGAGGACGGAGTCCGGAACCGCTCGGGCAAGAAGACCTGGAAGAGGTCCTACAGCCTCACGCTGCGGCGCCCTCTACTGTCCTCTCA aTCCAAAAAGGACACCAAGGTTCTAATTGAAGATACGGATGATGAGGCCTTCAGCTGA
- the xpr1a gene encoding xenotropic and polytropic retrovirus receptor 1a isoform X2 — protein MKFAEHLSSHITPEWRKQYLQYEAFKDMLYAAQDQAPSTEVTDEDTVKRYYAKFEERFFQTCEKELLKINTFYSEKLAEAQRRFATLQNELQSSLDAQRESSAPPGLRKRKTVFHLSQEERCKHHNIKDLKLAFSEFYLSLILLQNYQNLNFTGFRKILKKHDKILDTSRGADWRVAHVEVAPFYTCKKITQLITETETLVTTELEGGDRQRAMKRLRVPPLGAAQPALAWTTFRVGLYCGIFIILAIAFILTGAVFIRYENVWPLVRIYRGGFLLIQFLFLLGINTYGWRQAGVNHVLIFEINPRNNLSHQHLFEIAGFLGVLWCLSILSCLYSEYLYLPMQINPLVLYGFMLIFLINPLKTCYYKSRFWLLKLLFRVFTAPFHRVEFADFWLADQLNSLVVVLMDLEYLICFYIFELQWSNSKGLLPKINDSTTFVCHSYSYGLRAIIQCLPAWLRFIQCLRRYRDTKRAFPHLVNAGKYSTTFFVVTFAALYATHREQGHTDADMFFYLLIVFSTISSFYTLIWDLRMDWGLFDRGARENTFLREEIVYPHKAYYYCAILEDVILRFAWTISLSLTTMTKIHSVGDIVATVLAPLEVFRRFVWNFFRLENEHLNNCGEFRAVRDISVAPLNADDQTLLEQMMDQEDGVRNRSGKKTWKRSKKDTKVLIEDTDDEAFS, from the exons TTACAGATGAGGACACCGTGAAGAGATACTACGCTAAATTTGAAGAGAGGTTTTTCCAGACCTGTGAGAAGGAGCTGTTGAAAATCAACACGTTTTATTCAG AAAAGCTTGCAGAAGCCCAGCGACGCTTTGCCACCTTGCAGAATGAGCTGCAGTCTTCTCTGGACGCCCAGCGCGAAAGCAGCGCTCCGCCCGGGCTGCGCAAACGCAAGACCGTGTTCCACCTGTCGCAGGAGGAGCGCTGCAAACACCACAACATCAAGGATCTGAAGCTTGCCTTTAGTGAGTTCTACCTGAGCCTCATCCTGCTGCAGAactaccag AATTTAAACTTCACCGGTTTCCGCAAGATCCTGAAGAAACATGACAAGATTCTGGATACCTCCCGCGGGGCCGACTGGCGTGTGGCTCACGTGGAGGTGGCGCCATTCTACACCTGCAAGAAGATCACACAGCTCATTACGGAGACTGAG ACGTTGGTGACCACAGAGCTGGAGGGAGGAGATCGTCAGCGGGCGATGAAGAGGTTGCGGGTTCCTCCGCTGGGGGCCGCTCAG CCTGCTTTGGCCTGGACGACCTTCCGTGTGGGTCTTTACTGTGGCATCTTCATCATCCTCGCCATCGCCTTTATCCTAACAG GCGCAGTGTTCATCCGCTATGAGAATGTGTGGCCTCTGGTGCGGATCTACCGGGGCGGGTTTCTCTTGATCCAGTTTCTGTTCCTGCTGGGCATTAACACATATGGTTGGAGGCAAGCGGGTGTCAACCACGTGCTCATCTTTGAGATCAATCCTCGCAACAACCTCTCACACCAGCACCTATTTGAG ATCGCTGGGTTCCTCGGTGTGTTATGGTGCCTCAGCATCCTATCGTGTCTCTACTCGGAGTACCTCTACCTCCCCATGCAAATCAACCCCCTCGTCCTCTACGGCTTCATGCTGATCTTCCTCATCAACCCCTTAAAGACTTGCTACTATAAGTCGCGGTTCTGGCTGCTCAAGCTGCTG TTCCGAGTGTTCACGGCGCCGTTTCACCGAGTGGAGTTTGCGGACTTCTGGCTGGCCGACCAGCTCAACTCGCTGGTGGTGGTCTTGATGGACCTCGAGTATCTCATCTGCTTCTACATCTTTGAGCTGCAGTGGAGCAACAGCAAGGGTTTGTTACCCAAAATAAACG ACTCGACGACCTTCGTGTGCCACAGCTACTCGTACGGCCTGCGCGCCATCATCCAGTGTCTGCCCGCCTGGCTGCGTTTCATCCAGTGCCTCCGGCGTTACCGAGACACCAAGCGAGCCTTCCCCCACCTGGTCAACGCTGGCAAATATTCCACCACCTTCTTCGTGGTCACCTTTGCCGCGCTCTACGCCACTCACAGAG AGCAAGGTCACACGGACGCCGACATGTTCTTTTACCTGCTGATCGTCTTCTCCACCATAAGCTCGTTTTACACACTGATCTGGGATCTGCGCATGGACTGGGGTCTGTTTGATCGCGGGGCAAGAGAAAACACCTTCCTCAGAGAAGAGATTGTTTACCCGCACAAG GCCTACTACTACTGTGCCATTTTAGAAGATGTGATCCTGCGTTTTGCCTGGACcatctcgctctctctcaccaCCATGACCAAGATTCACTCAGTGGGCGACATCGTGGCCACCGTGCTGGCTCCTCTCGAAGTCTTCAG GCGTTTCGTGTGGAATTTCTTCCGTCTGGAGAACGAGCACCTAAACAACTGCGGCGAGTTCCGCGCGGTGCGAGACATTTCGGTGGCGCCGCTCAACGCCGACGACCAGACGCTGCTGGAGCAGATGATGGACCAGGAGGACGGAGTCCGGAACCGCTCGGGCAAGAAGACCTGGAAGAG aTCCAAAAAGGACACCAAGGTTCTAATTGAAGATACGGATGATGAGGCCTTCAGCTGA